The genomic DNA GTACAGGGCATACCTCCAGCGGCCCGATCCGGGTCGGCCATCGGCGGTACGAGGAGGCACCCGTGCCCGAATAGGGAAGGCAGAAGAGGCGGGCCCGGGCCTCCGGCGAGGGCGGCCTGAGCAGCCACCGTCCGGTCGATTGCATTGCTGTCCTCCAACAGGCTGTACGCAGACGCGGGCGCCTTGGCGAGGGCGCCGAGCACGCGGTGCGGGCCGCCCCTGAGATGCCTTGCGAGGGCTTTGCGCACCGCGGTTGCGCAGGGCGGTGCGCCTAGGTCAGTGGGCGGCGGGCGTGCCGGACGCGACCCGGTCGACTGTCGCGCGGAAGCCGGCCAAGGCCGTGACCGGGTCCGTACCGTCGGCGAAGAGGCACGAGTTGACCAGGACCGACTGGAAGCCGAGCGCGAAGGCCTGCTCGACATCGGCGGTGGAGCCGATACCACCGTCGAGCATGACCGGGACCGGACTGTCGACGAGCATCTCCCCCATCGGTTCGAGGTGCTGGGGCTCGATGCCCCGTCGAGCCCCGATGGGCGATCCCATCACCCGCACCATCGTGCTCCCCAGTTCCACGCACTGCGCGAAGGTTCGGGCGTCGGGTGTGATCAGCGGCCACACCTCGAACCCGTCGGCGGTCAGTTCCCGGGCCGCTTCCACCACTTCGGCGTTCACACTGAGCTTGAAGCCGGGGTCGAGGACTTCCAGCTTGATGACCCGGATACCGGTCAACTGGGCGGCCTGACGGGTCCGCTTGACCGCCTCCGCCGCGCTGGTGGGGTGGTTGATGTTGAGGACGGGGCTCAAGGCCAGTTCCTCACCGACGAGCGCCATCACGGAACCCAGCGTCGCCGTGTCGTAGCCCACGGGCAGATCGTCGCCCGCGGTGACCTGGTCGATGGTGTGGGTGTTCACGGCGAGATGTCGGCAGCCGCTGGCGCGCAGCATCTCGGCGGCCAAAGAGGTGTCGACACGGTGGGCGGGCTTGGCACCGAAGCAGTGGAAAAGGTCGATCACGATACTCCTCGGAGGCGCGAAGTGGATGGGGTGGGGCGAGAGACGGGGGTGAGCCAGGAGGGACGGTGCGGTCCGTCGCCCAGGACGGCCTCCCGATAGGCGCGGCTCAGCGCGTCCGTCACGGGACGGCCGGCCGCGTACGTGTGGGTGTCGAGACCCGCCACGGACACCAGGCCGCTCGCCGTCCCGGTCAGGAACACCTCGTCGGCGGCGAGCAGTTCACCGGGCTGCACGGGTGCCTCGGCGGTCTCGATGCCCAGGTCTCCGGCGAGGGTCAGGACGGTGTCGCGGGTGATGCCCGCCAGGACGCTGTCCTCGAGCCAGGGCGTCACCAGGCGGCCGTCGCGAACCAGGAAGACGTTGGCGATCGTGGACTCCGCGACCCTGCCGGAGTTCGGGTCCAACTGGATGGCGTCGTCGAATCCGTCCGCGGCGGCGCGTGTGCGGGCCAGCGCGGACACCACATACGTGCCGGTCGCCTTGGCGCGCACCGGAAAGGTGAGCTGTGACGGACGGCGCCAGGGCGACACCGTGACCCGTACGGGTCGGGACGGGGTGTCGTCGGGGGGAAGGGCCCAGATCTCCGTGCCGAGAGTGAAGTGGAAGTCCCGGAGATTCACGCCGAGGCGCGGCTCTCGGGTGTAAAGCACGGGCCGCACGTAGGCGTTGTCCAGTCCGCTTCCGGCGGCCGCGTCCCGCACGTGCCGGCGCAGGGCGGCCAGGTCGTAGGCATGCGGGATGCCCAGCAGGGCCGCCGAGTCCAGCAGCCGCTCCAGATGCGCGTCGAGCCGGAACAACACCGGGCCTGCCGGCGTCGTGTACATGCGGATGCCTTCGAAGACGGCCGTGCCATGTTGGACACTGTTGCTCCCGAACGGCAGGTCCCGCTCCTGCCACAGTCCGTCCATGACCGTGGTGTGGGAGGCTCGCGTGGTCACCATCGGGCCCCCACCTCCGAGGGCCGGTCGGCCGCCGCGAGCACGGCTGCCGCCATGAGGTCCTGTCGGTCAAGGACGGCCGCGTGGTCGCCGGGGAGCAGGCGTACCGAGGAACCGGCCCCGCCCAGGCGCGGCCACACCGTCACATCGGCCTCGCGGGCCAAGGGGTCCTCGGTACCCCCCAGGGCGTGTACCGGGCAGTCCAGGACCACCGGACGACGTGGGTGGCTCGCCACGGCGGCGCAGTCCGCCCGCCACACCGGCACCATCACGGAGAGCAGCTCAGGGTCGTCCAGGACCATGCTGGGCACCGTGCCCTGCGCGGCCAGCGCCGCTGTCAGTTCCTCGTCCGGCAGCGTGTGCACGGCACGTCCGGCCAGCAGGTGAGGCGGTGGGCAGCCGGCGACGACCAACCCGCCCGCGCCGGTGCCGCGTTGCTGCAGCCGCGCCGCCATCTCCGTGGCGATCAGGGCGCCCATGCTGAATCCGAACAGCACCAGTCGGTCGGGGGAACGACCCAGGCCGAGCTCCGCCTCCAATTGGTTCCACAGGTCGTCGGCCAGATCCGTGAAGCGCGCCGCGGCGGTCTCCGCGAAGCGGCTGTCGCGTCCCGCCAGGGCGGGCAGATGACAGTGCCCGTGCTCGCGCAGTTCCGCCACCATCCGGGAGTACGCACCGCGGCCGCCGCCCACGGGCGGGTACAGGGCAAACCAGCTTTCGGTCACTTGGGCGCACCCGCCGTTTCGCGCAGCGCGACACGCAGCCGGCCCAGCTCCTCGACGCTCTCCAGGACTTGTTCGCGCGGCAGCCCGAAGTCCACGAGGCAGCCGAGTTCGGTGATGCCGGCGGCGCCGAGCCGCTCGACCTTCGGCAGGCAGCTCTCCGCACTGCCGAACAGCCCCGAGGTCCCCATGTAGCGGCGCAGCCCGTGCTCCAGGAGCGCTTGGCGGTCCGCTT from Streptomyces avermitilis MA-4680 = NBRC 14893 includes the following:
- a CDS encoding branched-chain amino acid aminotransferase; translated protein: MVTTRASHTTVMDGLWQERDLPFGSNSVQHGTAVFEGIRMYTTPAGPVLFRLDAHLERLLDSAALLGIPHAYDLAALRRHVRDAAAGSGLDNAYVRPVLYTREPRLGVNLRDFHFTLGTEIWALPPDDTPSRPVRVTVSPWRRPSQLTFPVRAKATGTYVVSALARTRAAADGFDDAIQLDPNSGRVAESTIANVFLVRDGRLVTPWLEDSVLAGITRDTVLTLAGDLGIETAEAPVQPGELLAADEVFLTGTASGLVSVAGLDTHTYAAGRPVTDALSRAYREAVLGDGPHRPSWLTPVSRPTPSTSRLRGVS
- a CDS encoding thioesterase II family protein — translated: MTESWFALYPPVGGGRGAYSRMVAELREHGHCHLPALAGRDSRFAETAAARFTDLADDLWNQLEAELGLGRSPDRLVLFGFSMGALIATEMAARLQQRGTGAGGLVVAGCPPPHLLAGRAVHTLPDEELTAALAAQGTVPSMVLDDPELLSVMVPVWRADCAAVASHPRRPVVLDCPVHALGGTEDPLAREADVTVWPRLGGAGSSVRLLPGDHAAVLDRQDLMAAAVLAAADRPSEVGARW
- a CDS encoding ThiG-like protein; this translates as MIDLFHCFGAKPAHRVDTSLAAEMLRASGCRHLAVNTHTIDQVTAGDDLPVGYDTATLGSVMALVGEELALSPVLNINHPTSAAEAVKRTRQAAQLTGIRVIKLEVLDPGFKLSVNAEVVEAARELTADGFEVWPLITPDARTFAQCVELGSTMVRVMGSPIGARRGIEPQHLEPMGEMLVDSPVPVMLDGGIGSTADVEQAFALGFQSVLVNSCLFADGTDPVTALAGFRATVDRVASGTPAAH